The Magnolia sinica isolate HGM2019 chromosome 9, MsV1, whole genome shotgun sequence sequence catttccattcacaaaaatacaatgccaacataatagttatatgtctatttaaagttctcattaacagcaagatccaatgccttctcgcagccaaatagcttctcaacaatcgcaagcgaaaactccatggatgtgcatctactggttatcaatttgcaatcaactaacaccctattctcagcttcacTTTGATctgaaagcttactgcacatggatgATCATATACCTGTTTGATCTGAAGGAGAATCAATGTTATACGTTGTCAGTCGTTCTTTCAGCTCGAGcacctcatcatcttcctcttcactatcaACAACAGTCGGCATTTTCTACTGAAAGATCTAAACCAAAAAGGCAATGAGAAGTCCACAAAAACAGGGAGATGCTTGGGAAATAAGAAGTTTCAGGATTTGCAAGCACACATTTCTAACAGGAGCCTTCTTCGGAGCTCCCCTACCTTTGGGTTTTACCCCCTCAGAAACATGTCCTACGGAGAGAAAAAGATAACATGCATTGAGATGAATGAAATCTTCAGGATGAGAAAAAAATGGTAACTAACAATCCACCCATTTCGGGTTTCAATTTTTATGCTGCTGATTGGCGTGTGCGTCTAAACATTGGCTTACTGACAAAGATGATTTTTTATTCATCAGAAAAGAATGATGCCTACCAGTTTTAGCTGTAGTACTAACTGATGCTACAGATTCAACAATAGTTGCTTCATTGGCTTTCTTGGTGTTGCTCTTTCTTGGATTCTTTCCAACTTGTTTAGAAGCCTTAGCGAGAGGCTTGCCTGCCCTACCCTCCATCTGTCCTGTCACCTCCTCCACTTGGGCTTCTTCCTTCTCATGCTCCTGCATCGATTGAAAATCAGACAAGAaagacctaaaaaaaaaaatggaaagtcaAGTCCTCAAAATTGGGATGAGACGAGATGCACATCAAGTGCCGTAATGAAAGCATCAAGATCTTTCATCCACAGAGACTTCGGAgtttccttcttcaattcctccacCTCCATTTCTTGCTTTCCCTTTTCAGCCAACAGCTCTTGAACCTTTTCTAGCGTCAAGGTTTCAATCGGCATCAATAGTAGATACTCATAATCACTTGCTCTTGCAACTCTTCCCACCTCCAgtgtctcttcattttcttctgtttTCATTGCCTCGTTGGTATCAACGCCTTTGGTTTTAGGGAATGGTGTGAAACCCTTCTGCTGCAACTCGAGGACCAGAtagcatatcaatgatcttaccgagactgAACATGGCCATCCCAAGACCTGCATTTGACAAGATCGTGACAAAATTTTccatgatttgaggcttcttaacaccccatctacagtaaaaaagatgttaaaagaaaatcagattcacatggaaagagcaacatatctaaaattcaaatctctgttggaaaaaaaaaagaaaaaagaaaactataattccaaataccTACTTCTAGTTCATGAAGAAAGATatgttttaaaatttaattctagAAATTTCCCACAATTAATTTCCTCAATGCTACACATTTCAAAGTCTATGTCCAGTAAGGATTCCATGTTGCCATTCCTttgtagaagaagaaaaaaaaagaagtctatAATTATAGGATTATGTTCTATGTTATGATTacaggtttcttttttttttttttgtcctttaaaTTATAGAGCATCTTGTTTCTATGTTCTCTGCTCAATTTTATCCACATATTAATAGTAGCTTGTTGGTCATGCTGAAAtgtaaaaggagaaaaaaaaaaaaaaccctgcaaTCTTGTTGTATTGTTGTTTTCTTGCCTTTGGACAGAATAATCAGCACAAATATTGTTTCTTTCTCAATTAAGCAATGTCCACCTGTTAGAATAGTTGaagtactctttttttttttttttgcaaattgaTCTTTGGTAAGTACATTTCTTTGACAAAGCTGCCTAGAAACCATACTAATGATAATTGTCAACTTCATGCATATGctgcttttgggatttgaaagtTTAATACGTAGGAACTCATTGTGGAGCCCCACAgtgttccttctcttctttccaaGTCATCAATATTcttttgtttcctatggtgtggcctacctagtgTTTCTAATACTGCACTTTTTGGGTAGTTCTTTCATCCTGACAAGGAACATCAGAAGAATGGTTTGGGTGGCATATAAAtgccatggtggaccctacacaagcttatatttttgttttccattcatccatgtctgtatgatcttatgaacaggttggatgacaaataaacatcactgtggggcctagtaaggtttcaacggtggaaatcattatctccattgtttcctgtggtatgatccacttgatctttggatatgcttcaattttgggctcaaccccttaaattatatggaaaaacggatggacaaagtggatagaccacatacattcaaggtgggcccaactgagtttctgagtaactcagtacgataagagcgtactgagtaactcagtacgcaattcgatttccTTAAAATGGCATGTCCACATTCAATTGGAAAAGTCAAACTGCATGTGCAAGATtttccttcaaacttcatcaggtTTGAGAAATCAAGTTCTGTTTTCAACTGTTCTCATCCGAGGAAAACATCAAGATTCATGCATTCCATGTGAAAGCTGACCCTAAATGGCTGGGACAAGGCTACTACTATGATGACAACATCAATGAGCCTTCACAGTGTATCCTTCTCTTCTGATCGATAAGCTAAAGCAGAAAGATTTCAATGCAATATCACAATGTGGCAGAGTCAGATCCATTTATCTGCTACTACTGGGGCCAACTAAGAGTCTGGACCAAGacaatgacaagaaaggaatgcTAATAACAGTTCATCTATGACCAGAAGACGCTTGTTTTTTGTCCAGTAATGACAGAATTTCATTGTtaggaaatgaatgaatgaccagCCAAGTTTTCAAATAAATCAAAGTTAGATTAGGCTGCATTTGGACTAAAATACCCAAGAAAAAATTATCAACAGATAGCTAATCCCATGAGATACCACATAAGAAAAGCGTTTATTGTTTCAAATGCCACCCACTCTTTACAATATTGGCAACATTAGACTGGACTGGACTGTGCCACATGAATTTTTTTCTTGGGGATTTCAGTCCAAAAGTAGCTGAAACCTCTAGCTTTATAATTCAAGAAACGAGAGAATGGAGACTTACTGCAATACATCGACAACATGACCATGGTCCATTAAGAACTCTCGTAGCTGCAACAGAGCATCAAGACGATCAGACAATGCTATGAATTATATTAGTCTTTGTTGCTCGTAGCTGTCACCTTTATCATTACCATCGCATTCTCCTCTGCCTCCTACTGAAGTTTCTTtgactcttggaccaccctttccATGATGAGTTCTTGTTCAGCAAAAGCCTTCTGTGCAGATTCCTCCTTTTCACGCTTCTACATTTTCTTCATGTTACTCCCTAGAGCATGTATATCTCTGTGTACAAATAAAACAATCATGTTGATGGTATATATGTAGGAAATTCCTCATATGGTAGAATATACACAATGGTAAGGGTATATACATGTTTAGCTATATACACAACCATATGACTGTGTATTGAGCCCCAATACACAGCCCCAAGAGAGTACACAACATATTATGATAATAATTTGAgttatttcctattttatagagttttatcaatattGTGGGAGATCCTCACCGCTACTAATTACACTAAGTGCATTCGCACTTTTGCCAATCCACACACGCTAGTTCTAGCAGATCAAAGGCAATGGGAGTTGTCCATAAATTTTGGTCAGTTCTGATTGAGAGAAGTCCCAGATTTGTTGCTAAAAGGATGCAACAAATCCAGGGGATTCTCAGGGCACAATTTGTCCACTGGGACGCAATggatgaatgggctggattacTGATCCATGGCCATCACTTATCTTAATTGAAATTCGGCATGCAATAAGCAAAGTCGCAAGTTGCATATAATCTGTTACACTAATACTATGTTCTTGAACAATACCAAAGCTACAGGTTGCCTGTAACATAATCCAATCCACCCTTCTAACTATTTTTTTTCTCTGGAAAAAATAGTTGCAAATTGCCTACTCTAAGCTCAGATACATTTCATGTTAATTGTTGTGTAGGCCctatttggtagacacctaaaaattaGTTTATTTCTTCTTTATTAACAGTGATTATGTATTACAGATCAGGACctgtaatacataattactgttaactaaaatgggatgaactcattttcaggccTCTAACGAAAAGGGCCTTAACATTTCCTTCACAAGTCTATGATCTTTTATTCTGTCTATGAACACCAACGTGTACAAGCTCAGTGGGGCATCAGAGACATGAAGATATGCTTAACACAGATTGCAACCCATGGATTATGGTGAATTTCAGTTCTCTTAGTTGCAGTTTTGAGAACTCTCACATCCCACTGTGGAATATCCTCTAAACTAATTAGCTGTATGCACCTCAGCTTTCTATTGTGAACTGTTTCAAGAAGTAGCTGTCAGGAAGTACTCAGAACttcttttgtgttttctttttctcatagatTGGCACATCCAAACAACTGATATGTTGCTGAGTTGCAGTTGCTAATTTCTTTTGGGTTGCAGGGCTGAGAAAAATGAGAATTGAGAGGCGGCATTCTCTTAGTGTGCTATTATTACTCTTAATGTAGgcatgagaaaaatgagaatggagagccgtccattaatttatgagctcattttagacataaaacagaaaatgaggcaattccaaagctcaagtagacaacaccacaggaagtagtagggataatgacacccaccttgAAACATTCACAGGGCTACTATGATGGctaattgccatccaacttgttcatatggtcacaaaatTTGCTTACAGTTAAGCAGTCCAAAGTGGATCAAGGTCACTACTGATCCGGTTttaaatggatcatggttcttttttcttcttttttttttacccgTTTAAAATTCAAGTTAGTCATAGGTCCACAATGTTAGAcctgattttgtttttttttgtttttttttcaagttaCTCATAGGTCCACAAAATTTGCGATTACTCCTCTACCTTTGTATAAGCTAACTACCTCACGTAGAGACACCCCAacaacaactaggatctgagagaTATCAATAGACAGACATTTGATACTCCAACACATTAAAAACCAAGCTTCTCAAGAGCATTCATCTCTTATCAAAGTAATCTTAAAAACTCTTTGAGTTGCTCGGTCAGAAAATATGCAGGTTGAGTTGAATGGGGCCCAAGTactaaaaaattatggaaaacaaACTATAACATATTCTTGTAAACTAACTGTAAAGAGATAACATTCCTATCTGTTGTCCCAAATGTAAACAGTGTAATTCTTTTAAATCAAATAACTACTGTACTTAAATTTTGTAACCACATCTCAGTAAGTTCAAAATGTGTGTAAACCAAGGATCAGAGCAAGATCGTACTTGCAATAAGTCCAAAACCTAGTATGTTATCGAACAGGTTGCCGTGTAATGCTGCATCAAATAGGTCAAGCTACTGATCGGTTTGCTCATGTTCTAACAAACACAATATAGGAAAATCTACCGCACTTGAACATGAAAATGAGGCATAGTAGAGCTCTCACTTTGGCAATCTGTAGTGCAAGGAATGCAATCCAGATAGAGACAAAAAGGATGAGGTCATTCCAGTAAACATTCTTAAGAACTGGGACTTGGGATGGTTACAAGAAATTACTCCAACAACTTAGATAGATGGGAATACAACTAACAACATAAACTCACCTCTGCATCTCCAGATGCCCTAGTCTCTTTTTAGTACCATTTCTTAGACCACCAGGGAGAGGCTTGTACTCCACCTCTTCATTGCCAGTGCCTGtttcaaaagggaaaaggaattgtaaatctcaaaaaaaaaataaaaaaaattctattttccACAGAATAAAATTCCAAACTCTGCTTACAGCTAGAAATACAGAGTTCTGAAGAGCTCTTTTTGCCTAAATCTCTTATAGTTCggttggaaaaaacaaagatttttagctacaaaacttcaaaatagagaaattcaaGAAAGTAATCTAATTTTTGACTTCTCATTTCCCATTGCTGCATACAACCAAAAGAGTAAGaccaatattaaaatcaatataaagaaggCTAAGAAGCTGTCCTCATTGGTAGGTAGATTTACGGCAATTAAAAAGCTCATAAAGAAGGCTGAGAAGTGTTCTACATGCTTGCTTTGAATAAATGCAACCTGTTCTGGAAGCCATGTGTCGAGTGTAGCAGATCGTACCTACAGCACATAGCCAATACTTTCATTTTTACACCTAGCAGGGATACAAAGCTAACCAGTAAATAGCTATGTACAAAAGGGATGTGTACACAACTTACCTTCATAGGCTTTCAATTTTGGAACAGTGATTTGTTTAGGGCTGCAAATTCCTGTAACCATATCAAATTTCAGGATCTTTGACAAACAGCGTAactagcaaaaaataaataaatctcacgGGCCTGCGCCACATATAAAAACATATTCTCCGGTCTGAGGGCCATATACACTTCTGTCTAACTTGAAAGCCATCATTTGTGACAGATTTGTTTTGCTGCAAATATatataagccatcattagtgacaagTTCTCAATCAAGTAGCTACACATTCCATAGAATTTCAAGTTTATAGGCTATGACAGATTCGTTTACAAACACTGATGCAGAGATTGGTGCcatgtccttttcttttcttttcttttttgtttttggccatttttggtttcatgaaaaACGGAACCCAGATTCAGATGGCAATGAACTGAACACAACATTATTCATGTAGTGCTCATACCAGGATCATGATATGATGATACCAATGCCTATTAGTGTGTGTCAcaaagaacacacacacacagaggaagggagggagggaaggggagagagagagagagagagagagagagagagagagagagagagagagagagagagagagatgactctTACGGGAGTTCAAATCTAGCATTTGCATGATCATGAATGTGATATTTACACCAGCCACAGCAAATGGATACTCCCAAGTAGCTCGCTTTCCACTGTGCTTGTTCAATAGCCTCTGAAAAGATATCTAAGACAGTACAAAAGAAACAAGCATTTGTTCAAACAGaaagataaatattttttaaacttAACAACATTTTTTAAGATTGGCAATGGAATGATTAAGTTGATTACCCCATCAGATGTAGAAATGATAGAATGCAGATTtggtgtggagtctgcactttctATTTTAACAGTTACATGTATATCTGCACCATAGCCCGTAGACACTATATTTGCACCACAGTTACATGTATATTTCTTATTGTCATCTCTCAAAATTCTCCATCCACTAAAACAAAATCCTTAAACATTCCATGAAAATTGAAGatagaaagggaaaataaaaacacTAAACCTTAAGCGCCAACTCCTTGAGATCACAGGACATTGCTTGGTTAATCATGATTTC is a genomic window containing:
- the LOC131255061 gene encoding DNA topoisomerase 2-like, coding for MKTEENEETLEVGRVARASDYEYLLLMPIETLTLEKVQELLAEKGKQEMEVEELKKETPKSLWMKDLDAFITALDEHEKEEAQVEEVTGQMEGRAGKPLAKASKQVGKNPRKSNTKKANEATIVESVASVSTTAKTGRHHSFLMNKKSSLSVSQCLDAHANQQHKN